Within the Prevotella scopos JCM 17725 genome, the region CTTTCTTCATGCGCAGCATATCGGTTACTGACATTGCTCTATTCATCACATTTAGCTTTATGGTTTGAATTTCGTTTGGTACTCAAACACTGTTTTACCACTGTTTGAGCTCCCTTCCCTTCGGAGGGGCTGGGAGAGGCTTTAGCCATTAACTTCACTCTATGAATACTCTTCTTCACACGTCTTAGGTCAAACTCGTATTCTTCAGAATCTCTCACCACTTCTGATATGCGTGCTTTGTCCGTCACGCCATTTGCCATGCAAACCGCATAGACATCGTGAGCACCAGTCCTCTCCAGCTCAAAGAACTTGCGACCGATACGTGAGTGTATCTCGTTATATCCACACTTGTTGTAACGCAGTCCCATCGTCATACGACGCTTGATATAGCTTGTTGAGAAGAAGACGATACCACACTTATCCTCTAATCTGTTATACAAGTCGATGAAGTAATGAAATACACGCTCTGGTAATTTGTCCGCCTCGTCAAAAAGAAGCAGCGGTGCTTTCATCTGAATGAGGTCATCAATGATGCGATCGAGTAGCTCTCTGATGCTGTAACCTTCTGTCTTCTGACCGATACGCCGTGCTATCTCACGAATGAAATCGCTCTTCTTCATATCCTCGGAGCAGAGAATATAAAACACCTCGCCATGCTCACTTGCATATAGCTTGGCTGTGGTAGTCTTTCCGCAGCCTGCTTCACCAACTACCCACGTAACATTCTTGACTGTCTGGGCATCGTTCATAGCGAATACCATTTCCTGATAGGCTTTCGTTTCCACAACCTGCCAGTCTGTACCTGCACTTGTGCCAAGCTGCGATGCAAGGTTGCGCCACATATCGTCACTGATGTTTTCCCACTTGCCCTGCAGAATGCTGCTCACAGTTGCGCTACTTGTTCCTGTGAGGCTCTGTGCAGCCTTGTTCTGACTTGGATACTTGCTGACATATTGTTTCAAGCTCTCCTGTATCTGTCCTTTTTCGTTCTTTGTTAGTTTCATATTATTGTTGTCTTTTATTTATTGTTCCTGCCAGTGAGGCATTGCCTCGCTGCTTATAATTACCTTATCACTTTCAGTGCATAAGTGACCCACTTTTGATGCGTAAGTGAATGACTTATCATTGGTTTATTTTGTCCTTGCCAGTGAGGCATTGCCTCGCTGCTTATAATTTCCCAGCTACCGAAGCCATATCAACCACAGCCGTCTCAACATTCGCCCAGTCTTCAAGGCTTACTTGCTTCGTCTTTCGTCCTATCTTATACTCTTCTGGCGACTTGCTATAGATGCCTGTACGACGTTCTATCTGTCTGCGCTCGGCTGCTGTCATTCCCTTAGGCTTTGGACTACGTAATCCGTGCTGCTCTGGCATTACGCCGTGAGCCTTTTCAATCTCACGTCCTGCAACGGTACGCTCAATGCGGTCAGTGGTATTCGCAGCCTGTTCCTGTCTGATGAATGCAGCCTCGCCTTCTGTCTGCTCTTGTATCGCACGATGTATCACAACGTAAGGCTCTGCTACTCGTTCAAATCGCAGACTGCCGTCAGCCTCTTTCTTATAGAGGCGAATGCTTCCGAAGTCGTAAGGATCATACTTAACAACGAACCGCTCGTAAGTGTGCTGCCTGCGCCACTCGTGGTCTGGCATACCAGGTTCGCTCATCACTTCGTATTGTCGCTTCTCTTTCTTAATAGTAACATTGATACCTTGATCGGTGAAGGTACTCATACGCTTAGCCGTTACCCAGAACATATCCACCATATCGTGTGCCGTAACCTGCTGCGTTTCCTCATTCACGCTGCTGTCGTAGGCTTCCTGACGACTCTTGCCGTATGCAGGGTGCGCCATTTCGTTCCACTCCTTAGTAGCCTTTGCGTAAGCATCTTTCAGTTCCTCAAGCGTATAGAGTGAGTCCTTGTTTTCCTCAATAAATTCAAGGTTCGGACGGCTCGACATCTTCTTTGCCGTAATGTTCTGACCTGTGAAACGCCAATCCTTATGCAGCACTTGTTGTTGGAACCGACCGAACACCGCCTCAATGGTCTTTGATTCGCCGTTATAAGGTTGCGTGGTCCTATGCACGTGGCAAAGCTTCTTAAACAGTCCGTCGGCATCAAGTTTTTTATGTCCGCCTTGGTTGTCGTGAACAATCTCGTAAGGCTTGTGCTTGCTGGTCTGAATTGCCATACGGTAAGCGAGATATTGCGCCTCGTAATCCTCACTATCGCTAATGTGCCAGCCAAGCATCACCTCACTCATCGCATCAATGACGACATAGACCTGCGTGGTGCGTACCTTACCAGTATCATCCTTATAATATAGGTTCAGCTTCGTGCCGTCACCATACCACAGCGCATCACGCTTCGTTGGCAATGCCGTACGGTGCTTACGTCCGAACTTCTGTCGTGCTGCCTGCTCACCATGCACAGCATCGTACCATAGTTGCATTATCGCAGCACTGTTCAGCCAACGTTTCATACCGCTAAGGCTTTTCAGTGGCTTCCAGCCGTTTGCTTCCGCCTGGCGGTTTGCCTCTTCAAAGAGCTGCGCATCGGTGTAGACAGGAACCCTGCAACGTTTCAGTGCGATGAGTAGCTGTCCGAACTCGTCTGTTATCTTCTGTGTGTTCTTATTTCCGACCTTACCGCTGATAAGGCTCTTGTAGCCATCTGCCTTGAAAGCCTTAATCTTTGCTTTCAGTCGTGCTTCATTCTGTGGAAGGGTGTGCTGATACTCTTTGCGCATAGTTTCAGAACTCTGATAGATTACCTCCCAAGCTCCTGCAGTGCTGCCGTTCAAACTCTGACGAATAGCTCTACGCTGTGCCATCATCTTCAACAGCTCTTTCAGAACACTCGCATTAATGGTGTACTCTTCAATGAGCTTCTCTGTAAGATGTTCCTGCTTGCCGTTCTTCTCGTAAGTGAAGTTTTCAAAGAACTCACGTGCCTCACTGTCCAGCTTGATGCGGTCACGCATCATCGCTTCCTTCATTCGCTGCTCTGGATCACCGTATCGTTCCATATACCGAGCCTTGTATTTCTGAGGAATGGAACTCCATGCGTAGAGTGCCTGACCGCCCTCGCCACCTCCACGGTGTACGCTGACAATATTTCCACGGCTCATGTTCTGACGTAATGTAGCAGCTTTAATAACTGCATCACTACCTCCAGTCAGTTCCGCGTAGGTTACGCACAATATCTTGTTGAAGTATTCCATCCCAAATATAGTTATAAGCTCATAGCCATCAATTCAACCTCACTCTGCAACTCCATGAAGGCAGGTATGTTCATATCTTGCTCTCGACGTGTCACAACTCCGTCAACAAAGACACTCACGCTGCCATCCTTACGGTCGAAAACCAACTTCACTCGCTCACCGAAGGTCTGTGTCATTGTCTGTTCTGCTTCCTCGTGAGTAGTTTCAACCTCTGCCTGCTTCCAATTAGGAGTTCCGTTCAGCTGTGTCAGTGCAGTGAAGCGAATCTTCCTTGCAAGCTCGCTATCACTTTTGAAATTCAGAGCCTTCCATACCATTACTGTGGTGCAGTTAAAGACTTCACACAAGTGAGCTTTACCTTTCTTACTTACATAGATTTGTTTTTCCATAATTCCTTTCTTATAATGTTAATCTTGTAGGCGGTGGGGAATCGAACCCCAGTCGCTCCGATGCTTTTAATTCCGTGTCCGCTACCATTTCGGACGTAGCCGCCTTTTTGTTATAGTTATCTTACCTTCTCTTCATATACTCTTTCCTCGGTCTCGTTACAAATGATAGCTACTGTTCCACCTTTATAGTCCTCAAAGTAGCTGTGATTTGTACCATTATTGCTTTGAATCCAGTTCAAGCAATATTCATAACTTGACTTAAAGCCCATATTGTTGCTACTCATTTCATCATCAAAATACACATCGTAAGTTTTCATACTTTTATATTTTTAATAAAACATTCTTCTATCACGCCCCTTTTTTGTATCTTTGGACGCTGTTAATAAACTTAACACGCTGCAAAGATAGTGATAATTTTCAACCATCCAAACTTTTTGGGTGATAATTTTCATTTTATGTGTAAAATTTTATCAAGAATAGAGGAATTATCCAAGCATGAGGGGATAACTATCGGTGCTTTGGAGAAAAAAATAGGTGCCAGTAAAGGTGTCTTATCACGTGCTATAGCTAAGGGTACAGACATACAAGCTAAATGGATAGAATCTCTTGTTGAAAATTATCCCCAATACTCTGCGGAATGGCTCTTAACAGGCAAGGGAGGCATGCTCAAAACAGCATTGCAGGAAGTAATGGTAGTAGAACCAGTCCGCTCAGAATCCCCTAATAAAGGCGCACCTTACTATGATGTGGATTTCCTCGGAGGCTTCGACTTCACATTTAACGATCAGACTATCAACCCTGAATACAACATTGACTTCAAACCGTTCAATAAGCAGGGAGTTAGCTGGGTGAATATCACAGGGCATTCTATGGAGCCCAGGATTAATCACGGAGATATCATTGCAATTAAGGAATGTAGACTTGAGGACGTGCAATATGGCGAGATATATGCTGTCGTACTTGACACCATACGTACCGTTAAGATACTTCGTAAATCCAATAATCCAGATAGGATGCGCTATGTACCTATCAACGAGGATAACTACGACGAGCAGGAATACGACAATTCACGTATCCTCCGTATCTTCGAGGTGCTTGGTAACGTAAGTAGATTCATTTAAAAAATAATATATGATTGACCCAGAGAAGACCGAACTTGATGAGTTCTTGAAAGAATATACCAGAGCACGACGTAATGCAGTGTTCTTTATTGAGAACTATTGGAACAAGCTACATCCTGATAATCCCATCATACTCACAGATGATGAGAAGCAACAGCTTTATAAAAGATTTAGAATGGCTCCGTTAGTTCATGATATTGTAGCCTATACAAAACGCCTTGAAGAGCTGCGAGCAAAGGGCTACAAAGATTGGGAGATTGACGCATAACTATATTCAACTATAATACGTCTAATAACTTAAGTTTATATTATATGAAAGAGAAAAAGAAATGGAGTGAGAGGACTCCACAAGAAAAGAAAAAGGCAAGGCTTAATCTTACTATATTAGCGGTTATTGGCTTAATCGTAGTATCAGTATTGGTTGCAGGTGCATTTAGCGACTCGCCAGAACCACAAGAGAAGAAAGAACCTGTAGCTGTTGTTCACAATGATGTATTAGATGCTTCAGTACGCCAGGTAAAACAGTTCTTAAAAAAGAATCTGAACGATCCTGAAAGCTATGATGGTGTTGAATGGAGTCCAGTATCACAGAACCCACACACCAAATGGTTCATAGTACGTCATAAGTACCGTGCAAAGAATCAATATGGTGCAACACAAATCTACAACCAAATCTTTACACTTGACAGCTTGGGCACAGTTATAAGCATTTCTGATGTTGAGTAAAATACTTAAGCTATAGTATGTCTAATACTTTCGATAGTTTAAGTAGGTTTATATAATCCTAAATATTTTTATTAACTAAACTCTATTAACAATGAAAGAAGAAGAAGAAAAGACGAAAGAGCAGTGGGTTACAACAAAAAGAAGAGAGGTAAGAATGACAAATTCCGACAAAACCCTTACAAAGCATACTCACTAAGGCTACGAAGGCTGCAATAACTATTGTGGCCTTCAATATTTTCATTATTTTAAGTATTGTTTTTGTACGCTCCTCCAATTGTTTGTCATTCACGCGAATAGCATAAGCAGCATCTTCTATACTATCATAAATGATATTAAGGAGATGTTCTTTATTAGCAATAGCCTTATTGTTCTTATGTTTCCTATATAGATAAGTCATATTCTTTTCAACAAGAAGGTTCTCTGGACTATTACCTGCGTCCCTATACGAATGAACCCATATTGCATCCACAAAAAGAATATAAAGTGCTGAACCTAAACCGAGACATAAGATTACTGATGGAATAAGTAAATAAATAGAGTTTGTAGACAAGACGAATGCAATTAGTCCAGAAAAGGCTGTAATAAGTAGTCCAAACAAAGTATATACTCGGTCTGTAGATTTACGTAATTGTTCCAGCGTACTATTCACAAGTAAATCTGCGCGTGATAAGACAAAACGTGCATTCTCCTCATCAAGTTTATCTCGTAACTCGTCTGACACCTTATAATCATCATTCATAATTTACCTCCTTATGCGCCACGCACACACTTTTTAATGATTTTACACCACAAATATAAGCAAAATCCCCAATAAATCAGGCATTTCAGGAAGTTTTTAATTTTATCTCATTGTACTATACCCCTCCTTATACGGAATAAATGGGGGGGGTAAATGATTAAAAATAGGGTCTATCCGCTTTTTTTCGTCTTTATTAGGGGGGTGAATGTGGTCAAAAACATAAAAAAAGTGTCACCCCTAATGTCACCCCTCTTTACACATTTCGTTTTACACTGTCACTCCAATCGTCACCCCTAATGTCACTCCAAAGCCATTTTTTACCTTAAAAACACACCTTTACAACCCAATAAAATAAAGAAAACGGCTTTCAACCGTTCAGAAACGTATTGAAAGCCGTTCAACTATCGTTCAATCAGCGTTTTAGCTGTTCAAACACACCCTTATTTTGTCACTTTTGAACGTATAAGCTCACCAGCCCTGATACAAGCCTTTTTGTTCAGAACAACCCCTCCCTTGCTCAATCCTACACGCTCCAGCGAACTTTGCTTAATACCTATCTCCTCAGCTGTAAGAACGCTGTAAATCGCAGGAATCGAACCAAAGTAATAATTCTTCCTCCCTTTTATCAATTGTACGTGTATTACCTTTGTCATAGTTATCTCTTTTTACTTGCAAATATACAAAATAGTTACTATATACGATATTTTAAGTATATAGTATTTTACTAAATGCGTAAAATAAAAGGTAAGCTGTAAATAGCCTACCTCATCAATGTATACATAAAACAACCCTGTCACAACTATTCCCTTCGCCTTTGTCGCCGTCAATACTCCTTACACTATTAAGTACCCACACTCAGGCTTAAAACGTCCCAAATCGTCCCATTTACCCTCCTATGTAACATTATTCTCTCAAACACCGTTCAAACACTCGTCGAATGTAACGCAAATGTAACACGCTTGTAACATTTCGTTTTGCGCCCCATTTATCCTCTAATATCCCGCAACTCTCTGATAAACAAACAATCTAATCACGTCCCCCCAAACATCGTATTTACACATTTCGTTTTACCCCCCTTAAGTGGTGCGGGTGCTTAGCACATGTGGTGCTGGTGCTTAACACTTATGGTGCGGATAGTATGCACCAAATCAGCGAAGGGTTAAGACCATTGCTGTATATGGAAGGGTAGGGATAAAATGTGAGTTAAGTGTATTAAAACTAAGGTCAGTTTGGAGTTTTGTTTTGTACGAGGCAATACTTCTTGACAATATTTTAGGCTCTATGACGAATTACTCACTTGATTCATTATCGAGCCAAAATGTTTCATGATTTTCCTTGTTATATTTTGTCTTTTTCATTATTATTGATATCTTTGTATTTGACAAATATGTGGAGTTGTAATCAATTCTTAAATGATGTATATAATGAATTTCTTAAAATAACTAAATAGTAAATCTAATTTATTAATATCGCCTATGAGAAAATTTATCACTCTTCTGTTTTTAGCTGTCATGATGACAGTTACAGCGCAAGATTTCAACTCTTATTTTACAGATGCAACACTCCGTCTAGATTATATCTTTGCTGGTAATGCAAAACATCAGACTATTGCCGTAGATGAGTTATGTCATATTCCGCGGTGGTATGGTAAACATGAACGATTGGCTGACGTACCTGTAGAGGGTAACGGTCAGGTTATTGTTTGTGACCATCGTACACAAAAGGTTATCTATCGTAATTCGTTTTCTACTCTTTTTCAAGAATGGTTGACCTACGACGAAGCAAAGAAACCATCACAAAAGTCTTTTGAGAATGTGTTTTTGGTACCATTTCCGAAAGATTCCGTTGATATCACGGTCGAACTGAGAAATAACCGACGTGAAGTGACAGTATCTATGACACATCTTGTAGATCCACGAGACATTCTCATTCGTCGTATAGGTGAACATGCGGTGACGCCATACGAAACTTTACAAAAGGCTGCTGATACGACACGTTGTATTCATATTGCTTTTATAGCCGAAGGTTACACTGACACCGAGATGCCTACTTTTATAAAAGATTGTCAGACAGCTAGTGAAGCTCTTTTTGCTCATGACCCATTTAAGTCATTGTGTCAACGTTTTAATGTTATTGCAGTTAAGTCACCATCTGCTCAAAGTGGAACTTCTGAACCTTCAAAAGGAATTTGGAAAAATACGGCTCTGCATTCCCATTTTGACACTTTCTATAGTGACCGATATCTCACCACGTTGCATCTAAAGAAACTTCATGACTGGTTAGCTGGTACACCTTACGAGCATATCATCGTACTTGTAAACACTGAAAAATATGGTGGAGGTGGTATCTTAAACTCATATAATCTTTCAATGGTACGTAATCCTTACTTTAAACCAGTAGTTGTACATGAGTTTGGTCATTCTTTTGCTGGTCTTGGTGATGAATATGCTTATGATAAAGAGCAAATTAATATGTATCCTACAGATGTAGAACCATGGGAGTCTAATTTAACAACTTTGGTTGATTTCCATGGAAAGTGGGAGAATCTTATTAACAAGAAGACTCCTGTTCCTACTCCTCAACCAGCAGATCTTGATAAGCCTAATGCTCGTCATGATAAATGGAGAGTTGGCGCATATGAACCTGCAGGCTATTCACAGCATGGTGTTTATCGTGCTTTCCCTGATTGTCGTATGCGTACGAATATGCATCCAGAGTTCTGTCCTGCTTGTAATTTAGGTTTAACAAAACTGATAAAATTCTATACAGGGGAATAAGATAGGTTAGAATTCCTAACTTAAAATGCACTTCCGTGGAAGTAATAAACGGCATATACATCAATAGCGATTATGCTATGGTGTATAAGCCGTTTTCTATATGCGTTGGACAAATTTAACTTACAATCTAATACAATCTACGATAAATAAATGCCTCAAGTGTATAACAAGGTTGTTTGTTAATCTTGCAAAAGATTTATGCACTGTAAGTTGCATTGATGGATCCTTCATTTATTTTTCATGTCAAAAGAATAGTCATCCAAATCGGCAATTTGACGTTCATCTTCTTGGTAGATGTTGTCCATATCAAATTCATGTTCTTTGTGCATCTTAGGTTTACGTTTCATAGTTATGTCCTCCATAGAGTAGCCCTGCCGCAGAGCATACCTTTTTACTTTGTAATTGTGGTTGCGGCGTCCCCTTTTTGTCTTGCCTACAAATATACAGAATAAAACTGATATAGCTTGTCAATAAAGAAGAAAGTCTTTCAGGAAGACCGGGTTGATGGATAATAACGACTTATCCTTTGAACTTGGAACTTCGAATTTGGGGAATTGAAATAAGAGCAAAAAGAAAATTGATATGTCAATCATGCGCTCTCTTCGCTCTATGTATTAAATAGAACGTATTACTCATACTTAGATCCTGAAGATGCCAAAAAATATCACAATATCTCTCCATTGTACCAAGTTTCAACAAGCTATAAAAGATAAAATTTAATCTTTTTTGGCCTATATGACAAAAATGTGCTTAAAATCCTTGTAACTATCTAATAATCATTATCTTTGTTTTATTTATATTTTTATGGCAAAAAATCTGCTTTTATTGTGGCTCAAAATTGACTATAAAACGTGGTCATCTTAATGGTAGTCAACGTTGGTATTGTAAGTGCTGTAAGAGGAGCTTTGTTGGACATAATCGCCTTACCAATACCATTGTCAATAATCGTTATTCCAAGGGTAATCTAACAGTCAAAGATCTATCAGAGGAGTACGGAGTTTCAACCAGGACAATTTATAGAAAACTCACCAAATCTTATAAAGAAGAACTTCCCAACCTTCTTGTTCGCCCTGTAGTGGTTTTAATGGATGCCACCTATTGGGGACGTAATTTTGGTGTCGTTATCATGAAGGATTCATTGTCTGGTGATGTACTTTGGTTTAAGTTTATCAATAGGCATGAACGTCTTGAAGACTATAAGGAGGGCATAAGCTACTTGGAGTCACTTGGGTATACCATTCAAGGGCTTGTATGCGATGGTTTTAAGGGACTTAGGCAAGCTTTTCCCAATTATAAATTCCAATTATGCCAGTTCCATCAAGTAATGACTATAAAGACAAAACTAACTTCAAGACCCAAGCTTGAGGCTTCAAAAGAACTGCTTGAATTATCCAAGATGTTATGTCATACGGACAAGGAGTCCTTTATTGGGGCTTTAAAGGAATGGTACACCAAGTGGGAGGATTTTCTTAAGGAACGGACAACAACAGAAGATGGAAAATCACATTATACTCATAAAGCTCTACGTAGTGCTTTTTTGAGCCTTAAAAGGAATATGTCGTCATTGTGGACATACTATGATTACCCTGAATTGAAGATGCCAAATACAAACAATGCCATTGAATCACTCAATGCAGATTTAAAGACAAAATTGAACCTACACAAGGGGATCAGTATGGAAAGAAGAAAGATCTTCATCCAAGACTTTATAAAGTCCCATTCTCCTAAGAAATAAAAGGGGAATGGGAGATTTTAAGCACATTTTTGTCACATAAGAGAAAACGACGCTAAAATAAGCACACTTTTGTCACATAAGCCTCTTTTTTATATACGTAAGAAAAGCAAACTCCGTTATTGAGACTCAAGGCGAATTGAGCTTATATACTTTATATACAAGTCTCAAAAATATTACGAAGGATGGTACATCTAGCTTCCTTTTATGTTTAAACTCTATAAATTGAAAAGGAATGAATCGAAGGTCTTAACGTAAACTTATTTTTAGATTAGGTCTTCATAAGCTTGATTCATTTCATTCATTAGATTTTCAAAGTTGTCAGAATTTAATGCCACCTTTCTGAACATCATCTCCAAATTCTCATCTTCAAAGATGACTGGGTCTTCATGTAGAAGTGCCATCATTCCGGCAATCATCAAACGGTAGACGGTTGCTTGATGTAAACTATTTATCTCGGTCTTTGCTTGTGTTATTCCCAAAGCATAGGCTTGCATCTGTACACGTACAACAGAACGGATGGCTAGAGAGACAGGGACACTATTCTCATGCGATAAAGCCGGGCAGTTCGCAAGATAATCTTCAACCGATTGTAAGTGACCTTCTAACAGAGCATATACCTGTTTTTGATATTCAGCAGTAACGAGGTCATATAATCCTTTACTACGACATGCATAGCGCAGTAATAATTTTGTTGACGTAGATTCCGAGAAATGACGTCGTTTCATATCTTTCGTAACTTCCTCTAGGTCTGTATAATTCAGTCGGATAAGTACAGGAAAGAGTACAGACACGAAGTGGCCTGGAAGGTTATCGAAGTTGTCAACCAATAATTGTTTATATTCCCTTGGTTCTATTTGTCTTTTCCCAGGATATATTGCGTCTGCCAATCCAGAGAAAAAAGCATGAAAGTAGCCTCTAACCATTGCAGAGGCTACTCTTGATCGATTTATGTCTGTTACTCTCATATAAATTATTTTCTACTATCTATGTCCACCGAATCTACTATTGTTTATAGGCAAATCAGAATGCGTTGAACCATATGAAGGTTGACTAGAATTCATAGGCGTGCTTGGTACCGATGAGCGTGAAGCATTTCCAAATGAAGATCTATTGTCGCTCCTTGAAGGTTGTGGGGCTGGAGCAGAATATTGCTGCTGTTGAGGTTGGTAAGTCTGTCCTTCTGGCTGTCTTCTTACTCCTCCAAATTGCTGACCATAAGATCTACTAGGTGCAGTGTTTGTATTCTCCCTTCTTGCATTGCCAAAGCTGCTATAGCCGTTGTTCTGCTGGGGACTATTCCATGAACCACCATTTTGATAAACTTCTTGAGGTGTTCTTGTACGTTCAGTTACAACTGGTGGGTTACGACGTGCACCGAATCTACCTGCGTAATAGCTCTCATTATATCTGTTTCGACCACCACGATAGGTATAGTATTCTGCTGGACGTGAACGATAATAATAATTACGGTCAGCATAACGATTGTAAACCCGATATGCATAATTGTTATTGTACCAGTAAACTGGGCGGTAGAAATAATCTTCACCTATATAATAATTATATTGGCGTGCATTCAAAACATAGAATAAGTCACTATTTCTGCGTGTCCAATAGTTTCCGTAGAGTGAGCGTTCGCCCTGCATGTTAAGGAGATAATCTAGATTAATCTCATAAACAGCTTGATATTGTGCATCGCTTAGTCCCAGTTCATAGGCCATCTTATCTGATAAGAAGAGTGCTTGACGTCGTGCCTCTTCATAGCCTATTCTGCCGTATGTGCTACTATATCCAGCGTTATAACCATCATCATATACTGAAATAGGACCACCATATCCACCACCTGCTGAGAGGTATGTACCACATGAAGAAAGTGAAAAGCTTAGGCAACCCAATGCGAATGTATATATAATCTTCTTTTTCATATCCGTAACCTTTTAAAATGACTACTTATGTTATATCTCTATTGCAAAAGTAGTCTTTTGGTTTCAAATATTCAATAGGTAAATTCCTATTCTCAAAGGGAATGTTCCTATAATTTATTCCACTTCCTCTACAATAGTGTTAGGTACTTCTTTAGATTTCAACATTTCATCAAGACTTTTGAATGTATAGGCAGCTTTGTCTTTAACAAAAGTCTTGGTAAAACGGTCACGCAAGCTCATAAGCTTCTGTACAGCCTCTTGATAAGTTTCTGCCGTGATCCGATCTGCCATGGCTTGTGCATTGACTGGTGTGAAATCAAAGTATTGTACGAGGTACTGCTGGAACTGGCGACGCTGGTTCTGTGTCATTTCCTGTAGCTGTAGATTCATCTTATCCTTTGTTCGGTGAATGATGAAGATGAGCTCATCTGGCTCGCCACCACGTTGACCATGATCATACTTCTTCTCATATTCAAAATGACAATCACAGAAGCCTTTCTCTGCAAGTTCTTTTAATTCTTGCATAGCAGGGTCGAGTACGCGTCGACAGAAATCAGAAAACTTCTTATAGTTATTTTCCAATCGAAGCATTTTTCGAAACTCGAAAGTTTTAATAACAGTTCGACCTTTATCTACCCATGACTCAATAAACATATAAATACGTTGTGTGTAGCGGTTCTTACATGCAAAGACTATCTGTTTGCCCAAACGATGATAGCCAAAGTCCAAAGAGACAAGACGCTCAGCAACACTATGATCAAGCTTCAGAATTGCATATTTGTTATAAGAGCGATCTTCTGGTATATAAACATCACAGAGGTTGGTTGCCTTTGTATATTTTCTTCCTTCTGCTGTTTTATAAGGAATTTCTACTGGAATGGAGGCAAGCATTTTCAGTGAGTTGCGCAATTGTGGATAGT harbors:
- a CDS encoding S24 family peptidase yields the protein MCKILSRIEELSKHEGITIGALEKKIGASKGVLSRAIAKGTDIQAKWIESLVENYPQYSAEWLLTGKGGMLKTALQEVMVVEPVRSESPNKGAPYYDVDFLGGFDFTFNDQTINPEYNIDFKPFNKQGVSWVNITGHSMEPRINHGDIIAIKECRLEDVQYGEIYAVVLDTIRTVKILRKSNNPDRMRYVPINEDNYDEQEYDNSRILRIFEVLGNVSRFI
- a CDS encoding AAA family ATPase, with the protein product MKLTKNEKGQIQESLKQYVSKYPSQNKAAQSLTGTSSATVSSILQGKWENISDDMWRNLASQLGTSAGTDWQVVETKAYQEMVFAMNDAQTVKNVTWVVGEAGCGKTTTAKLYASEHGEVFYILCSEDMKKSDFIREIARRIGQKTEGYSIRELLDRIIDDLIQMKAPLLLFDEADKLPERVFHYFIDLYNRLEDKCGIVFFSTSYIKRRMTMGLRYNKCGYNEIHSRIGRKFFELERTGAHDVYAVCMANGVTDKARISEVVRDSEEYEFDLRRVKKSIHRVKLMAKASPSPSEGKGAQTVVKQCLSTKRNSNHKAKCDE
- a CDS encoding M64 family metallopeptidase, which codes for MRKFITLLFLAVMMTVTAQDFNSYFTDATLRLDYIFAGNAKHQTIAVDELCHIPRWYGKHERLADVPVEGNGQVIVCDHRTQKVIYRNSFSTLFQEWLTYDEAKKPSQKSFENVFLVPFPKDSVDITVELRNNRREVTVSMTHLVDPRDILIRRIGEHAVTPYETLQKAADTTRCIHIAFIAEGYTDTEMPTFIKDCQTASEALFAHDPFKSLCQRFNVIAVKSPSAQSGTSEPSKGIWKNTALHSHFDTFYSDRYLTTLHLKKLHDWLAGTPYEHIIVLVNTEKYGGGGILNSYNLSMVRNPYFKPVVVHEFGHSFAGLGDEYAYDKEQINMYPTDVEPWESNLTTLVDFHGKWENLINKKTPVPTPQPADLDKPNARHDKWRVGAYEPAGYSQHGVYRAFPDCRMRTNMHPEFCPACNLGLTKLIKFYTGE
- a CDS encoding DDE-type integrase/transposase/recombinase; the protein is MEYFNKILCVTYAELTGGSDAVIKAATLRQNMSRGNIVSVHRGGGEGGQALYAWSSIPQKYKARYMERYGDPEQRMKEAMMRDRIKLDSEAREFFENFTYEKNGKQEHLTEKLIEEYTINASVLKELLKMMAQRRAIRQSLNGSTAGAWEVIYQSSETMRKEYQHTLPQNEARLKAKIKAFKADGYKSLISGKVGNKNTQKITDEFGQLLIALKRCRVPVYTDAQLFEEANRQAEANGWKPLKSLSGMKRWLNSAAIMQLWYDAVHGEQAARQKFGRKHRTALPTKRDALWYGDGTKLNLYYKDDTGKVRTTQVYVVIDAMSEVMLGWHISDSEDYEAQYLAYRMAIQTSKHKPYEIVHDNQGGHKKLDADGLFKKLCHVHRTTQPYNGESKTIEAVFGRFQQQVLHKDWRFTGQNITAKKMSSRPNLEFIEENKDSLYTLEELKDAYAKATKEWNEMAHPAYGKSRQEAYDSSVNEETQQVTAHDMVDMFWVTAKRMSTFTDQGINVTIKKEKRQYEVMSEPGMPDHEWRRQHTYERFVVKYDPYDFGSIRLYKKEADGSLRFERVAEPYVVIHRAIQEQTEGEAAFIRQEQAANTTDRIERTVAGREIEKAHGVMPEQHGLRSPKPKGMTAAERRQIERRTGIYSKSPEEYKIGRKTKQVSLEDWANVETAVVDMASVAGKL
- a CDS encoding IS256 family transposase, variant Zn-binding type, with amino-acid sequence MCFYCGSKLTIKRGHLNGSQRWYCKCCKRSFVGHNRLTNTIVNNRYSKGNLTVKDLSEEYGVSTRTIYRKLTKSYKEELPNLLVRPVVVLMDATYWGRNFGVVIMKDSLSGDVLWFKFINRHERLEDYKEGISYLESLGYTIQGLVCDGFKGLRQAFPNYKFQLCQFHQVMTIKTKLTSRPKLEASKELLELSKMLCHTDKESFIGALKEWYTKWEDFLKERTTTEDGKSHYTHKALRSAFLSLKRNMSSLWTYYDYPELKMPNTNNAIESLNADLKTKLNLHKGISMERRKIFIQDFIKSHSPKK